The genomic stretch GAGTGGGACCATAGAGGTCAACGGAAAGAAGGTGCCGACCGGATCCTTTTCCAGTTATGCCAAGGCCAAGGAGGTCGCAGGATATCTCAAGTCCTTAATAACGGATGGAAAATTCTTTATGACCCAGGCGGTGCAGCCGCTGCCGGGGCCGAACCATAAATAAGGAGACACCGGGATGAAGAAAAAAAAGGTGGTCCTCACCTTCCCCCCCAGCAGTGTGGAAGATCCCATAATCTACCATCTGATCAGCGATCACGGCCTGAAAGTCAATATTCTGCGGGCGGCCATCGATCCAGGCAAGCTGGGCCGGATGGTGGTGGAACTGACCGGGGAGGAAAGTCGGCTCTCGGGCGGGACCGCTTACCTGGAACGCCAAGGGATCGGGATTGAGCCGCTTGCCGGGGAGATCCGGCATCTGGAAGATCAATGCACCAGTTGCACCGCCTGTGTTCCGGTATGTCCCACCGGCGCGCTCGATGTCAACCGCGAGACATGGATGGTTTCTTATGATGCAGACAGGTGTGTGGTCTGCCTGTCGTGCGTGGATGTTTGTCCGTACAGGGCCATTGTGTCGCACTTCTGATCCAAGAAGGATCTACACCAAATGAAATTACTGAGAATTCTGACTGTACGTCCGATTTCGAATCCAAAAGTTTCGCTTTCTATCCAGCCCGGCGGGTTTTCCAGCCGGCGGCCATCTGAGATGGGATGGGCATGAAGATTCGGAAAACCATATTTAAGACAACCGCTTTGGGTCTGGCCCTTTTTTTTGCAGTCGCCGGTTATGCGCACGCGGTGTCCAATAATACCTGCCAGGGCGAGTGCTGCCGGAAAAAGAGAGCCATGCAGCCTGAGAGCGCATGTCATGATGTTTCATTGCATCAAGCCGAAGAAGTGGTGCCGCGCTCTCCTCTCTGTGTTCCCCGATATGGTGACCCGGCGGCCGAGACGATCCAGAAACACGTCTGTCAAGATGAGAATCTCCCTTCATGCTGCAAGCTGGCCCAAGGGAACAGGAAGACCGACGGTCTGACACCCACATCGATACTTAGAACGGATCGGTTATTAAATTCGGGTCTCGCTGTTATCCCTTCAGCGGTTGATCTTTCGCATATGCCCAACCGGCCGGTCCCTGCTCAATATCTCCTGCCCGCAAGGGCTGCCCCCATTCCGCCACACCTCAAAAATTCCGTATTTCTCTGTTAACACCTGTGCCCCGGGTATCGGCATTGAAATCCGCTGCCCGTATAACGGCCGCTTTCCCTTTATCATCGGTCTAAATCCATAAGTTCGTAACCGGCCAGGTCCTGTCGCAGGGCCTGAAACTGGTGCCCGATGCTCAGAGAGCGTTGTGTAGTGGCTTTGCGACCGGTCAAAGAGGTGTGGCCTGGATCAGGGTTGTGTGCAAATCAGCTGGCGGTGTCGCTGCCCGGTAATCTCAGTCCCGCGGGCTGCCGCCTATGATGCCATAAAAAGAAGATCTGGAACAGGCTGTACGGAATCGGAAGGCTTCAGGCAGGTGCTGTTCGGCCAGATGATCCAGAATGGAACTAATTACTAAAATTATAAGGAGTTAACCATGTCGGATAAAAAAAAGAACCGAATCCAAGAAAAGAGCGCTGAAAAAAAGGCCTTGATCCTGAAGACAGGAAAGAACCGTCGGCTTTGGTGGGCGCTCGCAGGTGTTGTTTTCGTCCTATTGCTGGGAGCCGGTGTGCTGCTTGCCACCCAGAATACCGAAAAGGAGGGGAGGTCTGACACTTTTTCCGGTTCACAGGGGTCGTCGACCTTGGTCTCCTACCCGGTTGCGCTTTTTTCTGACGGGAAGGCCCGGCATTTTCGCTATGAAGCCGGGGATGCCATCACGGTTCAATACTTCATTCTTAAAAGCGCCGACGGTGTCATCCGGGCGGCCTTTGACGCCTGCGACGTCTGCTGGCATGCCGGAAAAGGGTATAAACAGTCAGGGGATGCCATGGTTTGTCTGAATTGCGGACAAAAATTTCCGTCCAACCGCGTGAACGAGGTCAAAGGGGGATGTAACCCGGCGCCGCTTGAGAGACAGATCCAGGGCGTGAATGTGGTGCTGCGGGTCGAGGACATCCTTGGCGGGAAAAAGTATTTTGATTTCTCAAAGAGGGGATAGAGATGAATCTGAGAGATATTGCATTCAAGAACCTCTTGCGGCGGAAGGCAAAGGCCCTGTTTGTCCTTGCCGGGCTTGTCATCGGGGTCTCGACCGTAGTTGCACTGGTTAGTTTCGTAGGCGCGATGACCCACAACATCAATCATAAGCTGGAGAAATACGGCGCTAATATCCTGGTTGTCCCGAAGACGGAGAACCTCTCACTCAGTTATGGCGGACTGTCATTAGGCGGCGTTTCCTTTGAAATGAAGGAGATCAAAGAGGAGGATCTGGCCAGGGTCGGCTCGATAAAGAATGCGGCCAATGTGGCGGGGCTGGGCCCGATGGTATTTGGGGTGGTTAATGTGTCCGGTCACAGGGTTCTGCTGGCCGGAGTCGACTTTGAGGTAACTCCCATTCTGAAACCGTGGTGGAAGATCGACGGGACCCTGCCGGGTGGATCGTGCGTTCTCTTGGGGGCGGACACGGCCGCGGTTTTAAACCTGAAAGCGGGGAGCACAATAGAGATGAAGGGGAAAGCCTTCTCTGTTTCGGGTGTCCTGAGAGCGACAGGATCTCAGGACGATCAGCTGATCTTTGTTCCCCTGAAGACCGCCCAGGGGATCTTGAACATGGAGGGCCGCGTGTCCATGGCCGAAATCGCGGCCCTTTGCAAGGATTGCCCGATTGAAGATATGGTGAGCCAGATATCAGAGGTGGTACCCGGGGCCAAGGTAATGGCTATTCAGCAGGTGGTAAAAGGCCGGATGGAGGCCCTGGCCCATTTCAGGAAATTCTCATATGGCGTTTCTATGGTGGTTGTGCTGGTGGGGAGCCTGGTGGTTCTCGTCACCATGATGGGAAGCGTAAGAGAGCGTACCGAGGAGATCGGGGTTTTCAGGGCCATAGGGTTTCGAAAGCGCCATGTCTTCAAAATCGTGCTCCTTGAGGCCGGGTTTATTTCTGCAATCGCCGGGATTATCGGGTATATCGCCGGGGTCCTGGTTGCGGCGGGCGCCATCCGCTTCTTTTCCGAAAGCGGGGGGGCATCGGTTCACCCAAGCTTGGGGCTTGCGATCGGGGCATTTGCGTTAGCGGTCCTCGCAGGACTTGTTTCCAGTACCTATCCGGCGTTCATGGCCGCACGCATGGATCCGAATCAGGCGCTGAACGCCCTTTAGACGCGTTATCTGTAACTTCTCTGCAACGTGCGAAGAAGTCTTGATGGGTCTGTTCCGATCCTGGAAGAAAGATTCAGGATCAGAACAAACCCAGCCCTGCCGGGCGGTAGTCCGTTATTCGGTAGGAGCCTTTGGACAAAAAAAGCTTTGTGTCTCTGTGCCTCTGTGTGAGACATTTTTTGGTTGTGGTTGCACCGCGTTAGGAGGTAAATCATGAGCTACATAAAAGCAGAGCATCTTGTAAAACAATATGGTGTCGGCGACACATCCGTGATGGCCGTTCGCGATATCAGCTTTGAGGTCCAGGCCGGTGAATTTGTCGCCATCATGGGGGAGTCGGGGGCCGGGAAATCGACCCTTCTTTCAATTATGGGGGCCATGAACCCGCCGACTTCGGGAGGGTTTTTTGTCGATGGTATCGATGTCTACGGCCTCGGTTCCGAAAGAAGAACAGACTTTCGAAGGGAATTCATAGGCTTTGTGTTTCAAAGCTTTCATTTGATCCCTTACTTGACGGTTGCGGAAAACGTCATGCTTCCGCTGACCACGGTCAAGATTGGCAGGAAAAAGAAACGTGCGCTCGCAGAGGATGCCCTGGATCAGGTGGGTCTTTCAGGAAAAGGAGGGCGTCTTCCCAGCCAGATATCCGGAGGTGAAAAGGAACGCGTCGCCGTGGCCCGGGCCATCGTGAACGGTCCGCCGGTCCTGTTGGCAGATGAGCCCACTGGCAATCTTGACTCCATAACATCCCGCGAGGTGATGCGCCTTCTTCAAAGAATCAACCAAGAGGGGGCGAGCATTCTCATGGTCACCCACAGTTCCGATTGTGCCGGTTATGCGGAAAGGGTGTTGAGGGTCTCGGACGGTCGCCTGGCGGCAACGGTTGAGTAATGGCCGTGCAGCAGCTGCTTCCAGGGAGGCGCAAAGGAACTTCAGTTTATTGTTTACACGACTGTGTCTTCGAGTGAGTCAGTATTTTTGATTTGTGTTTCGTGTCGGTTCTTCGTTGCCTTAAAGGGGGGTTCTGTGCAATATAGGGGTGGGTTGGACGCATGTTTGACGCGCCTGTCACCTCCCTGGTGCAGCAAGATGGAAAGGAGAAGGACCATGGAAATGCATGATCTGATTCCCGATTACGGGCT from Deltaproteobacteria bacterium encodes the following:
- a CDS encoding ABC transporter permease, coding for MNLRDIAFKNLLRRKAKALFVLAGLVIGVSTVVALVSFVGAMTHNINHKLEKYGANILVVPKTENLSLSYGGLSLGGVSFEMKEIKEEDLARVGSIKNAANVAGLGPMVFGVVNVSGHRVLLAGVDFEVTPILKPWWKIDGTLPGGSCVLLGADTAAVLNLKAGSTIEMKGKAFSVSGVLRATGSQDDQLIFVPLKTAQGILNMEGRVSMAEIAALCKDCPIEDMVSQISEVVPGAKVMAIQQVVKGRMEALAHFRKFSYGVSMVVVLVGSLVVLVTMMGSVRERTEEIGVFRAIGFRKRHVFKIVLLEAGFISAIAGIIGYIAGVLVAAGAIRFFSESGGASVHPSLGLAIGAFALAVLAGLVSSTYPAFMAARMDPNQALNAL
- a CDS encoding ABC transporter ATP-binding protein is translated as MSYIKAEHLVKQYGVGDTSVMAVRDISFEVQAGEFVAIMGESGAGKSTLLSIMGAMNPPTSGGFFVDGIDVYGLGSERRTDFRREFIGFVFQSFHLIPYLTVAENVMLPLTTVKIGRKKKRALAEDALDQVGLSGKGGRLPSQISGGEKERVAVARAIVNGPPVLLADEPTGNLDSITSREVMRLLQRINQEGASILMVTHSSDCAGYAERVLRVSDGRLAATVE
- a CDS encoding DUF2318 domain-containing protein, with amino-acid sequence MSDKKKNRIQEKSAEKKALILKTGKNRRLWWALAGVVFVLLLGAGVLLATQNTEKEGRSDTFSGSQGSSTLVSYPVALFSDGKARHFRYEAGDAITVQYFILKSADGVIRAAFDACDVCWHAGKGYKQSGDAMVCLNCGQKFPSNRVNEVKGGCNPAPLERQIQGVNVVLRVEDILGGKKYFDFSKRG
- a CDS encoding 4Fe-4S binding protein; the encoded protein is MKKKKVVLTFPPSSVEDPIIYHLISDHGLKVNILRAAIDPGKLGRMVVELTGEESRLSGGTAYLERQGIGIEPLAGEIRHLEDQCTSCTACVPVCPTGALDVNRETWMVSYDADRCVVCLSCVDVCPYRAIVSHF